The Planococcus versutus genome contains a region encoding:
- a CDS encoding AAA family ATPase: MEKLAQTKAQLNQLVVGRKKELDFMLIALIQGGHVLLESVPGSGKTWMAKAFAGSFAGQFQRIQFTPDVLPSDVTGIRFFNPKTQEFELRAGPVQTNLLLADEINRATPRTQSSLLESMEEKQATIDGETLQLPNPFIVIATQNPVESQQGTFPLPAAQLDRFLFRLEIGYPEYEEELAIIRNFRDNVSHKKEIFPVASVEDVRKWHDEAEKVAVHEDIETYILALVRATREHLSIELGLSSRAALALVHAAQGRAFIEGRNYVTPDDVKYILEPVAVHRLMLTAEGMLVQDPVAILREILTSVSSPVEAF; encoded by the coding sequence GTGGAAAAGTTAGCACAAACAAAAGCACAGTTAAATCAGTTAGTGGTAGGTAGAAAAAAAGAACTTGATTTTATGTTAATTGCTTTAATTCAAGGAGGTCATGTCTTGCTTGAAAGTGTACCAGGTTCAGGCAAGACATGGATGGCTAAAGCCTTTGCGGGGTCATTTGCGGGTCAATTTCAACGAATTCAATTTACACCGGATGTGTTGCCATCTGATGTGACAGGCATACGTTTTTTTAATCCGAAAACACAAGAATTTGAACTTAGAGCAGGTCCAGTGCAAACCAATTTATTATTGGCAGACGAAATCAACCGTGCAACGCCAAGAACGCAATCAAGTTTATTAGAATCAATGGAAGAAAAACAAGCAACCATTGATGGCGAAACGCTTCAATTACCAAATCCATTTATTGTTATTGCGACACAAAATCCTGTTGAATCTCAACAAGGAACGTTTCCACTTCCAGCAGCTCAACTTGATCGCTTTTTGTTCCGCCTAGAAATTGGTTATCCAGAGTATGAAGAAGAACTTGCAATTATTCGGAATTTCCGTGACAACGTTTCTCATAAAAAAGAAATTTTTCCGGTTGCTTCAGTAGAAGACGTAAGAAAATGGCATGACGAAGCAGAAAAAGTAGCTGTTCACGAAGATATTGAGACGTATATATTGGCATTAGTTCGTGCTACACGTGAGCACTTGTCTATAGAACTTGGTTTAAGTTCAAGAGCCGCTCTAGCACTCGTTCATGCTGCACAAGGACGAGCCTTTATTGAAGGACGAAATTATGTAACACCAGATGATGTCAAATACATATTAGAGCCTGTAGCTGTACATCGCTTGATGCTGACAGCTGAAGGAATGCTGGTTCAAGATCCTGTTGCAATTTTACGTGAAATTTTAACTTCAGTTTCTTCACCGGTAGAGGCATTTTAG
- a CDS encoding DUF58 domain-containing protein: MLWIRHDEDAKNMKWVLGFLLVLFIMAMAFLQFAAAAAIIFVVAAVSLQLIYLRQAGKKLVFQNERLRKRVLYEGESSWQLVFHNEGLPIWGGHLKIWFHHTVEPIGRQNVSFGDVIELDLPFTIGHKQTIEIEVPLTGNRRGISRITKMEVLIPHPFGEASITLEYQPRILHEQLVFPKLQKYSFGYTPSPQKPGQFNLKHSLFDDAFQPIGTRDYVSTDQFNQIHWKASVRMQNYQTKIFSQVANESMLFALNVSAHYGTIHDLEERIEELASYVENCFSAGIPYAVAVNVRSAGKMPYLYLSTGLGQKQRQQALELLSIISKNNATLPYSTMLGHLDIHTELPYTTYLLTDKPKEALRFITKWSMQTELTILPNRQERELA, translated from the coding sequence ATGCTTTGGATACGCCACGATGAAGATGCCAAAAATATGAAGTGGGTATTGGGGTTTTTACTAGTCTTATTTATTATGGCTATGGCCTTTTTACAGTTTGCCGCTGCGGCTGCCATTATTTTTGTTGTGGCAGCAGTGAGCTTGCAATTGATTTACTTGAGGCAAGCAGGAAAGAAATTAGTTTTTCAAAATGAACGACTGAGAAAACGCGTACTTTATGAGGGAGAATCTTCTTGGCAACTTGTTTTTCATAATGAGGGTTTACCAATTTGGGGTGGTCATTTAAAAATTTGGTTTCATCATACTGTAGAGCCAATAGGAAGACAGAATGTCAGTTTTGGCGATGTTATAGAACTTGATTTGCCTTTTACGATCGGTCATAAGCAGACCATTGAAATAGAAGTACCACTCACAGGTAATAGACGAGGAATCTCTCGTATTACAAAAATGGAAGTACTCATTCCACATCCTTTTGGAGAAGCGAGCATCACTTTAGAGTATCAACCGAGAATACTTCACGAGCAACTTGTTTTTCCTAAGCTTCAGAAATACTCTTTTGGCTATACACCTTCTCCTCAAAAGCCAGGTCAGTTTAATTTAAAACATTCTTTATTTGATGATGCCTTTCAGCCAATTGGCACGCGTGATTACGTGTCAACAGATCAGTTTAATCAAATTCACTGGAAAGCTAGTGTCAGAATGCAAAATTACCAAACTAAAATCTTTTCGCAAGTAGCAAATGAGTCCATGCTTTTTGCGCTGAATGTTTCAGCACATTATGGCACTATTCACGATTTAGAAGAACGTATTGAAGAATTGGCTTCGTATGTCGAAAATTGCTTTAGCGCTGGAATTCCTTATGCAGTGGCAGTCAACGTTCGTTCTGCTGGAAAGATGCCCTATTTGTATTTGTCTACAGGGCTTGGGCAAAAGCAACGGCAACAAGCATTAGAACTACTTTCTATTATTTCCAAAAACAATGCGACGCTGCCTTACAGTACAATGTTGGGTCATTTGGATATTCATACAGAATTACCTTACACAACGTATTTATTAACCGATAAGCCAAAAGAAGCGCTACGCTTTATAACCAAATGGAGTATGCAAACAGAACTTACGATTTTGCCAAATAGACAGGAGCGTGAGTTAGCATGA